Genomic DNA from bacterium:
AAGGGCGCCCACTTTTTGGATCATCCCCAGGGCGGCGGCCCGGCCGAGGGTTACAGCGTGTTCGGCCAGGTGTTTGAGGGGTTTGAGGTCCTGGACACCATCGCCAACACCGCCACCGGGGCCAACGACAAGCCGCAGGAGCCAATGGTCATTGAAGACATAGAGATCACACAGTTTTAACAGAAATCCCAAACTCAACCCCTTTGCCTCCCCTTCTCTTACCCCGTTGTTAGCCCAAATATTCCCCAAGAGAAGGGGAAGGAGGGGATGAGTTCAAAGCAGAACTAGAACCGCTTCAC
This window encodes:
- a CDS encoding peptidylprolyl isomerase, whose protein sequence is KGAHFLDHPQGGGPAEGYSVFGQVFEGFEVLDTIANTATGANDKPQEPMVIEDIEITQF